A window from Drosophila yakuba strain Tai18E2 chromosome 3L, Prin_Dyak_Tai18E2_2.1, whole genome shotgun sequence encodes these proteins:
- the LOC6532646 gene encoding transient receptor potential cation channel subfamily A member 1 isoform X4: MTSGDKETPKREDFASALRFLMGGCVRESEMTAMAPLNLPKKWARILRMSSAPKIPIVDYLEAAESGNLDDFKRLFMADNSRIALKDAKGRTAAHQAAARNRVNILRYIRDQNGDFNAKDNAGNTPLHIAVECDAYDALDYLLSIPVDTGVLNEKKQAPVHLATELNKVKSLRVMGQYRNVIDIQQGGEHGRTALHLAAIYDHEECARILITEFDACPRKPCNNGYYPIHEAAKNASSKTMEVFFQWGEQRGCTREEMISFYDSEGNVPLHSAVHGGDIKAVELCLKSGAKISTQQHDLSTPVHLACAQGAIDIVKLMFEMQPMEKRLCLSCTDVQKMTPLHCASMFDHPDIVSYLVAEGADINALDKEHRSPLLLAASRSGWKTVHLLIRLGACISVKDAAARNVLHFVIMNGGRLTDFAEQVANCQTQAQLKLLLNEKDSMGCSPLHYASRDGHIRSLENLIRLGACINLKNNNNESPLHFAARYGRYNTVRQLLDSEKGSFIINESDGAGMTPLHISSQQGHTRVVQLLLNRGALLHRDHTGRNPLQLAAMSGYTETIELLHSVHSHLLDQVDKDGNTALHLATMENKPHAISVLMSMGCKLLYNVLDMSAIDYAIYYKYPEAALAMVTHEERANEVMALRSDKHPCVTLALIASMPKVFEAVQDKCITKANCKKDSKSFYIKYSFWPYQKTPEQIEAKRKEFNDPKWRPAPLAVVNTMVTHGRVELLAHPLSQKYLQMKWNSYGKYFHLANLLIYSIFLVFVTIYSSLMMNNIELKAGDNKTMSQYCNMGWERLTMNLSQNPAVASQIRLDSCEERINRTTAILFCAVVIVVYILLNSMRELIQIYQQKVHYILETVNLISWVLYISALVMVTPAFQPDGGINTIHYSAASIAVFLSWFRLLLFLQRFDQVGIYVVMFLEILQTLIKVLMVFSILIIAFGLAFYILLSKIIDPQPNHLSFSNIPMSLLRTFSMMLGELDFVGTYVNTYYRDQLKVPMTSFLILSVFMILMPILLMNLLIGLAVGDIESVRRNAQLKRLAMQVVLHTELERKLPHVWLQRVDKMELIEYPNETKCKLGFCDFILRKWFSNPFTEDSSMDVISFDNNDDYINAELERQRRKLRDISRMLEQQHQLVRLIVQKMEIKTEADDVDEGISPNELRSVVGLRSAGGNRWNSPRVRNKLRAALSFNKSM, translated from the exons ATGACTTCGGGCGACAAGGAGACTCCTAAGAGGGAAGACTTCGCCAGTGCGCTGCGATTCCTGATGGGCGGCTGTGTCCGCGAATCGGAGATGACTGCAATGGCGCCGCTTAACCTGCCCAAAAAGTGGGCACGCATCCTGCGGATGTCCTCGGCGCCAAAGATACCCATCGTGGACTATCTGGAG GCGGCCGAGTCCGGAAACCTTGACGACTTCAAGCGACTCTTCATGGCGGACAACTCGCGCATTGCTTTAAAGGATGCGAAAGGACGAACGGCTGCCCATCAGGCGGCTGCCCGTAATAGGGTTAACATTCTGCGGTACATTCGCGACCAGAATGGCG ACTTTAATGCGAAGGATAATGCCGGCAATACGCCGCTGCACATCGCCGTCGAGTGCGATGCCTACGATGCTCTGGACTATCTATTGTCCAT CCCAGTGGATACGGGCGTGCTGAACGAGAAGAAGCAGGCCCCAGTGCACCTGGCCACCGAGCTGAACAAGGTGAAGTCCCTGCGGGTGATGGGTCAGTACCGCAATGTCATCGATATCCAGCAGGGCGGCGAACATGGACGCACTGCTCTGCACTTGGCCGCCATCTACGATCACGAGGAGTGCGCTCGCATCCTG ATAACTGAGTTCGATGCATGCCCACGTAAGCCCTGTAACAATGGTTATTATCCCATACACGAAGCGGCCAAGAATGCCAGCTCCAAGACAATGGAGGTCTTCTTCCAG TGGGGCGAGCAGCGCGGCTGCACCCGCGAGGAGATGATATCCTTCTACGACTCGGAGGGCAATGTGCCGCTCCATTCGGCTGTCCATGGTGGCGACATCAAGGCTGTGGAGCTGTGCCTCAAGTCCGGCGCCAAGATATCCACGCAGCAACACGATCTCTCGACGCCAGTGCACCTGGCTTGTGCCCAG GGAGCCATCGACATTGTGAAGCTCATGTTCGAGATGCAGCCCATGGAGAAGCGACTCTGTCTGAGTTGCACGGACGTGCAGAAGATGACGCCGCTGCACTGCGCCTCCATGTTCGATCATCCGGACATCGTGTCCTATCTGGTGGCCGAGGGAGCGGACATCAATGCCCTGGACAAGGAGCATCGCTCTCCTTTGCTCCTGGCGGCATCGCGAAGTGGTTGGAAAACAG TCCACCTCCTTATCCGTTTAGGGGCGTGCATAAGTGTCAAGGACGCCGCCGCCCGCAATGTGCTGCACTTCGTCATCATGAACGGCGGTCGGCTGACGGACTTCGCCGAGCAGGTGGCCAACTGCCAGACGCAGGCGCAGCTCAAGCTGCTGCTCAACGAGAAGGACAGCATGGGCTGCTCGCCGCTGCACTACGCCAGTCGGGATGGGCACATCCGGTCGCTGGAGAATCTCATTCGACTGGGCGCCTGCATCAATCtgaagaacaacaacaacgagagTCCGCTGCACTTTGCCGCTCGCTACGGAAGGTACAATACGGTGCGGCAGCTGCTGGACTCCGAGAAGGGATCGTTCATCATCAACGAGAGTGACGGTGCTGGGATGACGCCACTGCACATATCCTCGCAGCAAGGACACACTCGAgtggtgcagctgctgctcaaTCGTGGAGCTCTGCTGCATCGGGACCACACCGGACGCAATCCTCTCCAGCTGGCGGCCATGTCCGGTTACACCGAGACCATCGAGCTGCTGCACTCGGTGCACTCGCATCTGCTCGATCAGGTGGACAAGGATGGG AATACCGCTCTCCACCTGGCCACCATGGAGAATAAGCCCCATGCGATCTCCGTGCTGATGTCAATGGGCTGTAAGCTGCTCTACAACGTTCTGGACATGAGTGCCATTGACTATGCCATCTACTACAAGTATCCGGAGGCTGCCCTGGCCATGGTCACCCATGAGGAGCGAGCTAACGAGGTGATGGCTCTGCGCTCGGACAAGCATCCGTGCGTCACCCTGGCGCTGATTGCCTCCATGCCCAAGGTATTCGAAGCGGTGCAGGACAAGTGCATCACCAAGGCCAACTGCAAGAAGGACTCGAAGAGCTTCTAC ATAAAATATTCGTTTTGGCCCTACCAAAAGACACCCGAACAGATTGAGGCCAAGCGCAAAGAGTTCAATGACCCCAAGTGGCGACCCGCGCCTTTGGCAGTGGTGAAC ACCATGGTTACCCATGGCAGGGTGGAGCTGCTGGCCCATCCGCTCAGCCAGAAGTATCTGCAGATGAAGTGGAACTCGTACGGCAAGTACTTTCACCTGGCCAACCTGCTGATCTACTCGATATTCCTGGTCTTTGTGACCATCTACTCCTCGCTGATGATGAACAACATTGAATTGAAGGCTGGGGACAACAAGACGATGAGTCAGTACTGCAACATGGG GTGGGAGCGGCTGACCATGAATCTCTCCCAGAACCCGGCGGTAGCATCCCAGATTCGTTTGGATTCCTGTGAAGAGCGCATAAATAGAACCACTGCGATACTCTTCTGTGCGGTGGTCATCGTGGTCTATATACTGCTCAACTCGATGCGGGAACTTATACAGATATACCAGCAGAAAGTGCACTATATCCTGGAGACGGTTAACTTGATATCCTGGGTGCTGTACATCTCGGCCTTGGTGATGGTAACGCCGGCATTTCAGCCGGATGGCGGAATCAATACCATCCATTACTCGGCCGCTTCAATCGCCGTGTTTCTGTCCTGGTTCCGATTGCTCCTGTTCCTGCAAAGATTCGACCAGGTCGGCATCTATGTGGTCATGTTCTTGGAGATTCTGCAGACGCTCATCAAAGTGCTGATGGTGTTCTCCATACTGATAATAGCCTTCGGCTTGGCTTTTTATATACTACTTTCGAAG ATTATTGACCCCCAACCGAACCACTTGTCCTTCTCCAACATACCCATGTCCTTGCTGCGCACTTTCTCAATGATGCTGGGCGAGCTGGACTTTGTGGGCACCTATGTGAACACCTACTATCGGGATCAGTTGAAGGTGCCCATGACCTCGTTCTTGATCTTGA GCGTCTTTATGATCCTTATGCCCATTCTGCTGATGAACTTGCTCATCGGTTTGGCCGTCGGCGATATTGAGTCAGTGCGTCGCAATGCCCAGCTTAAGAGGCTGGCCATGCAGGTGGTGCTCCACACAGAGCTGGAGAGGAAGCTGCCCCATGTCTGGCTGCAGCGAGTGGACAAAATGGAGCTGATTGAGTATCCCAATGAAACCAAGTGCAAGCTCGGCTTCTGCGACTTCATCCTACGCAAGTGGTTCTCGAATCCGTTCACCGAGGATT CCTCCATGGACGTCATATCCTTCGACAACAACGATGACTACATCAATGCGGAATTGGAACGGCAGCGGCGAAAGTTGCGCGACATTAGTCGAATGCTGGAGCAACAGCACCAGCTGGTGCGGCTCATTGTCCAAAAGATGGAGATCAAGACGGAGGCGGATGACGTGGACGAGGGTATATCGCCAAATGAGCTGCGCTCCGTTGTCGGCCTCAGATCGGCGGGCGGAAATCGATGGAACTCACCACGAGTCCGGAATAAACTACGAGCCGCTTTGAGCTTCAACAAGAGCATGTAG
- the LOC6532646 gene encoding transient receptor potential cation channel subfamily A member 1 isoform X3, with the protein MTSGDKETPKREDFASALRFLMGGCVRESEMTAMAPLNLPKKWARILRMSSAPKIPIVDYLEAAESGNLDDFKRLFMADNSRIALKDAKGRTAAHQAAARNRVNILRYIRDQNGDFNAKDNAGNTPLHIAVECDAYDALDYLLSIPVDTGVLNEKKQAPVHLATELNKVKSLRVMGQYRNVIDIQQGGEHGRTALHLAAIYDHEECARILITEFDACPRKPCNNGYYPIHEAAKNASSKTMEVFFQWGEQRGCTREEMISFYDSEGNVPLHSAVHGGDIKAVELCLKSGAKISTQQHDLSTPVHLACAQGAIDIVKLMFEMQPMEKRLCLSCTDVQKMTPLHCASMFDHPDIVSYLVAEGADINALDKEHRSPLLLAASRSGWKTVHLLIRLGACISVKDAAARNVLHFVIMNGGRLTDFAEQVANCQTQAQLKLLLNEKDSMGCSPLHYASRDGHIRSLENLIRLGACINLKNNNNESPLHFAARYGRYNTVRQLLDSEKGSFIINESDGAGMTPLHISSQQGHTRVVQLLLNRGALLHRDHTGRNPLQLAAMSGYTETIELLHSVHSHLLDQVDKDGNTALHLATMENKPHAISVLMSMGCKLLYNVLDMSAIDYAIYYKYPEAALAMVTHEERANEVMALRSDKHPCVTLALIASMPKVFEAVQDKCITKANCKKDSKSFYIKYSFAFLQCPFMFAKIDEKTGESITTASPIPLPALNTMVTHGRVELLAHPLSQKYLQMKWNSYGKYFHLANLLIYSIFLVFVTIYSSLMMNNIELKAGDNKTMSQYCNMGWERLTMNLSQNPAVASQIRLDSCEERINRTTAILFCAVVIVVYILLNSMRELIQIYQQKVHYILETVNLISWVLYISALVMVTPAFQPDGGINTIHYSAASIAVFLSWFRLLLFLQRFDQVGIYVVMFLEILQTLIKVLMVFSILIIAFGLAFYILLSKIIDPQPNHLSFSNIPMSLLRTFSMMLGELDFVGTYVNTYYRDQLKVPMTSFLILSVFMILMPILLMNLLIGLAVGDIESVRRNAQLKRLAMQVVLHTELERKLPHVWLQRVDKMELIEYPNETKCKLGFCDFILRKWFSNPFTEDSSMDVISFDNNDDYINAELERQRRKLRDISRMLEQQHQLVRLIVQKMEIKTEADDVDEGISPNELRSVVGLRSAGGNRWNSPRVRNKLRAALSFNKSM; encoded by the exons ATGACTTCGGGCGACAAGGAGACTCCTAAGAGGGAAGACTTCGCCAGTGCGCTGCGATTCCTGATGGGCGGCTGTGTCCGCGAATCGGAGATGACTGCAATGGCGCCGCTTAACCTGCCCAAAAAGTGGGCACGCATCCTGCGGATGTCCTCGGCGCCAAAGATACCCATCGTGGACTATCTGGAG GCGGCCGAGTCCGGAAACCTTGACGACTTCAAGCGACTCTTCATGGCGGACAACTCGCGCATTGCTTTAAAGGATGCGAAAGGACGAACGGCTGCCCATCAGGCGGCTGCCCGTAATAGGGTTAACATTCTGCGGTACATTCGCGACCAGAATGGCG ACTTTAATGCGAAGGATAATGCCGGCAATACGCCGCTGCACATCGCCGTCGAGTGCGATGCCTACGATGCTCTGGACTATCTATTGTCCAT CCCAGTGGATACGGGCGTGCTGAACGAGAAGAAGCAGGCCCCAGTGCACCTGGCCACCGAGCTGAACAAGGTGAAGTCCCTGCGGGTGATGGGTCAGTACCGCAATGTCATCGATATCCAGCAGGGCGGCGAACATGGACGCACTGCTCTGCACTTGGCCGCCATCTACGATCACGAGGAGTGCGCTCGCATCCTG ATAACTGAGTTCGATGCATGCCCACGTAAGCCCTGTAACAATGGTTATTATCCCATACACGAAGCGGCCAAGAATGCCAGCTCCAAGACAATGGAGGTCTTCTTCCAG TGGGGCGAGCAGCGCGGCTGCACCCGCGAGGAGATGATATCCTTCTACGACTCGGAGGGCAATGTGCCGCTCCATTCGGCTGTCCATGGTGGCGACATCAAGGCTGTGGAGCTGTGCCTCAAGTCCGGCGCCAAGATATCCACGCAGCAACACGATCTCTCGACGCCAGTGCACCTGGCTTGTGCCCAG GGAGCCATCGACATTGTGAAGCTCATGTTCGAGATGCAGCCCATGGAGAAGCGACTCTGTCTGAGTTGCACGGACGTGCAGAAGATGACGCCGCTGCACTGCGCCTCCATGTTCGATCATCCGGACATCGTGTCCTATCTGGTGGCCGAGGGAGCGGACATCAATGCCCTGGACAAGGAGCATCGCTCTCCTTTGCTCCTGGCGGCATCGCGAAGTGGTTGGAAAACAG TCCACCTCCTTATCCGTTTAGGGGCGTGCATAAGTGTCAAGGACGCCGCCGCCCGCAATGTGCTGCACTTCGTCATCATGAACGGCGGTCGGCTGACGGACTTCGCCGAGCAGGTGGCCAACTGCCAGACGCAGGCGCAGCTCAAGCTGCTGCTCAACGAGAAGGACAGCATGGGCTGCTCGCCGCTGCACTACGCCAGTCGGGATGGGCACATCCGGTCGCTGGAGAATCTCATTCGACTGGGCGCCTGCATCAATCtgaagaacaacaacaacgagagTCCGCTGCACTTTGCCGCTCGCTACGGAAGGTACAATACGGTGCGGCAGCTGCTGGACTCCGAGAAGGGATCGTTCATCATCAACGAGAGTGACGGTGCTGGGATGACGCCACTGCACATATCCTCGCAGCAAGGACACACTCGAgtggtgcagctgctgctcaaTCGTGGAGCTCTGCTGCATCGGGACCACACCGGACGCAATCCTCTCCAGCTGGCGGCCATGTCCGGTTACACCGAGACCATCGAGCTGCTGCACTCGGTGCACTCGCATCTGCTCGATCAGGTGGACAAGGATGGG AATACCGCTCTCCACCTGGCCACCATGGAGAATAAGCCCCATGCGATCTCCGTGCTGATGTCAATGGGCTGTAAGCTGCTCTACAACGTTCTGGACATGAGTGCCATTGACTATGCCATCTACTACAAGTATCCGGAGGCTGCCCTGGCCATGGTCACCCATGAGGAGCGAGCTAACGAGGTGATGGCTCTGCGCTCGGACAAGCATCCGTGCGTCACCCTGGCGCTGATTGCCTCCATGCCCAAGGTATTCGAAGCGGTGCAGGACAAGTGCATCACCAAGGCCAACTGCAAGAAGGACTCGAAGAGCTTCTAC ATCAAGTACTCTTTCGCATTCTTGCAATGCCCCTTTATGTTTGCCAAGATCGATGAGAAAACCGGAGAGTCGATTACGACCGCCAGTCCCATTCCGTTGCCGGCTTTGAAT ACCATGGTTACCCATGGCAGGGTGGAGCTGCTGGCCCATCCGCTCAGCCAGAAGTATCTGCAGATGAAGTGGAACTCGTACGGCAAGTACTTTCACCTGGCCAACCTGCTGATCTACTCGATATTCCTGGTCTTTGTGACCATCTACTCCTCGCTGATGATGAACAACATTGAATTGAAGGCTGGGGACAACAAGACGATGAGTCAGTACTGCAACATGGG GTGGGAGCGGCTGACCATGAATCTCTCCCAGAACCCGGCGGTAGCATCCCAGATTCGTTTGGATTCCTGTGAAGAGCGCATAAATAGAACCACTGCGATACTCTTCTGTGCGGTGGTCATCGTGGTCTATATACTGCTCAACTCGATGCGGGAACTTATACAGATATACCAGCAGAAAGTGCACTATATCCTGGAGACGGTTAACTTGATATCCTGGGTGCTGTACATCTCGGCCTTGGTGATGGTAACGCCGGCATTTCAGCCGGATGGCGGAATCAATACCATCCATTACTCGGCCGCTTCAATCGCCGTGTTTCTGTCCTGGTTCCGATTGCTCCTGTTCCTGCAAAGATTCGACCAGGTCGGCATCTATGTGGTCATGTTCTTGGAGATTCTGCAGACGCTCATCAAAGTGCTGATGGTGTTCTCCATACTGATAATAGCCTTCGGCTTGGCTTTTTATATACTACTTTCGAAG ATTATTGACCCCCAACCGAACCACTTGTCCTTCTCCAACATACCCATGTCCTTGCTGCGCACTTTCTCAATGATGCTGGGCGAGCTGGACTTTGTGGGCACCTATGTGAACACCTACTATCGGGATCAGTTGAAGGTGCCCATGACCTCGTTCTTGATCTTGA GCGTCTTTATGATCCTTATGCCCATTCTGCTGATGAACTTGCTCATCGGTTTGGCCGTCGGCGATATTGAGTCAGTGCGTCGCAATGCCCAGCTTAAGAGGCTGGCCATGCAGGTGGTGCTCCACACAGAGCTGGAGAGGAAGCTGCCCCATGTCTGGCTGCAGCGAGTGGACAAAATGGAGCTGATTGAGTATCCCAATGAAACCAAGTGCAAGCTCGGCTTCTGCGACTTCATCCTACGCAAGTGGTTCTCGAATCCGTTCACCGAGGATT CCTCCATGGACGTCATATCCTTCGACAACAACGATGACTACATCAATGCGGAATTGGAACGGCAGCGGCGAAAGTTGCGCGACATTAGTCGAATGCTGGAGCAACAGCACCAGCTGGTGCGGCTCATTGTCCAAAAGATGGAGATCAAGACGGAGGCGGATGACGTGGACGAGGGTATATCGCCAAATGAGCTGCGCTCCGTTGTCGGCCTCAGATCGGCGGGCGGAAATCGATGGAACTCACCACGAGTCCGGAATAAACTACGAGCCGCTTTGAGCTTCAACAAGAGCATGTAG